The Daucus carota subsp. sativus chromosome 7, DH1 v3.0, whole genome shotgun sequence genome window below encodes:
- the LOC108196077 gene encoding serine/threonine/tyrosine-protein kinase HT1 yields the protein MKRFKWLKQIANNGKLERRLSLGEYRRAVSWSKYLISSGAAIKGEAEEEWSADMSQLFIGNKFALGRHSRIYRGLYKQRDVAIKLISQPEEDQDLAAFLEKQFTSEVALLFRLHHPNIITFFAACKNHPVFCIITEYLAGGSLRKYLHQQEPYSLPFNLVLKFAIDIARGMQYLHSQGIIHRDLKSENLLLGEDMCVKVADFGISCLESQCGSPKGFTGTYRWMAPEMIREKAHTKKVDVYSFGIVLWELLTALTPFDNMTPEQAAFAVCQKNARPPLPSTCPLAFRRLIRQCWARNPLKRPQFDDIVAILESYAESLEQDPEFFSSYEVPSRHGISRYLPNLITSCANASQEA from the exons ATGAAGAGGTTCAAATGGTTGAAGCAGATTGCGAATAATGGTAAGCTGGAGAGGAGGCTATCTTTAGGTGAGTACAGGAGAGCTGTGTCTTGGTCTAAGTACTTGATATCTTCTGGTGCTGCAATCAAAGGGGAGGCTGAGGAAGAATGGAGTGCAGATATGTCTCAGCTTTTTATTGGTAATAAGTTTGCTCTGGGTAGGCATAGCAGGATTTATAGAGGGCTGTATAAGCAGAGAGATGTGGCTATTAAGCTCATTAGTCAGCCTGAGGAGGACCAGGATTTGGCTGCATTTCTCGAAAAACAGTTTACTTCTGAGGTTGCTCTCCTCTTCCGGTTGCATCATCCAAATATCATCACT TTCTTTGCAGCATGTAAAAACCACCCAGTATTTTGTATTATTACTGAATATCTGGCTGGGGGATCCCTACGCAAATATCTACATCAACAAGAACCATACTCCCTTCCCTTCAACCTAGTTTTAAAGTTTGCTATTGACATTGCACGAGGAATGCAGTATCTCCATTCTCAGGGTATAATTCACAGGGATCTCAAATCAGAGAATCTGCTTCTTGGTGAAGATATGTGCGTGAAGGTAGCAGATTTTGGAATCTCATGTCTGGAATCTCAATGCGGCAGTCCAAAAGGATTCACAGGAACTTACCGTTGGATGGCACCAGAAATGATACGAGAAAAGGCTCATACGAAGAAAGTTGATGTTTACAGTTTTGGCATTGTACTATGGGAGCTTTTAACTGCATTAACACCATTTGACAACATGACTCCAGAACAGGCTGCTTTTGCAGTTTGTCAAAAG AATGCAAGACCGCCATTGCCATCAACATGTCCTCTAGCATTTCGTCGCCTCATCAGACAGTGCTGGGCAAGGAACCCTCTAAAACGGCCACAATTTGATGACATTGTGGCAATCCTGGAAAGCTACGCAGAGTCTCTTGAGCAAGACCCTGAATTCTTCTCATCGTATGAAGTTCCCAGTCGTCATGGCATCTCACGTTACCTGCCCAACTTGATAACGTCGTGTGCTAATGCTTCTCAAGAAGCATAG